One genomic segment of Bacteroides caccae includes these proteins:
- the nadB gene encoding L-aspartate oxidase, whose product MVRKFDFLVIGSGIAGMSFALKVAHKGKVALICKSGLEEANTYFAQGGVASVTNLLVDNFDKHIEDTMNAGDWISDRAAVEKVVREAPAQIEELIKWGVDFDKNEKGEFDLHREGGHSEFRILHHKDNTGAEIQDSLIKAVQRHPNITVIENQFAIEILTQHHLGVTVTRQTPDIKCYGAYILDPKTGKVDTYLAKVTLMATGGVGAVYKTTTNPLVATGDGIAMVYRAKGTVKDMEFVQFHPTALYHPGDRPSFLITEAMRGYGGVLRTMDGKEFMQKYDPRLSLAPRDIVARAIDNEMKNRGDDHVYLDVTHKDPEETKKHFPNIYEKCLSLGIDITKDYIPVAPAAHYLCGGILVDLNGQSSIERLYAVGECSCTGLHGGNRLASNSLIEAVVYADAAAKHSLQVIDQYSYNENIPEWNDEGTRSPEEMVLITQSMKEVNQIMSTYVGIVRSDLRLKRAWDRLDIIYEETESLFKRSVASREICELRNMVNVGYLIMRQAMERKESRGLHYTIDYPHAKK is encoded by the coding sequence ATGGTAAGAAAATTCGATTTCCTCGTTATCGGCTCCGGAATTGCCGGTATGAGTTTTGCGCTGAAAGTGGCGCACAAAGGTAAAGTTGCTCTTATCTGTAAAAGTGGGCTGGAAGAGGCCAATACGTACTTCGCACAAGGTGGGGTAGCGTCTGTGACCAACCTGCTGGTAGACAATTTCGACAAACACATTGAAGACACCATGAACGCCGGCGACTGGATCAGCGACCGTGCCGCAGTGGAGAAAGTAGTGCGCGAAGCTCCCGCACAAATTGAGGAACTAATCAAGTGGGGAGTGGACTTCGACAAAAATGAGAAAGGCGAATTTGACCTGCACCGCGAAGGGGGACACTCTGAATTCCGTATCCTTCACCACAAAGACAATACGGGAGCTGAAATACAGGATAGCCTGATCAAAGCCGTGCAACGGCATCCCAATATCACGGTAATCGAGAACCAGTTTGCTATTGAAATCCTGACCCAACATCATCTGGGAGTCACCGTTACCCGCCAGACACCGGACATCAAATGCTACGGTGCTTATATCCTCGATCCGAAGACCGGAAAAGTAGATACCTATCTTGCCAAAGTGACTTTGATGGCCACCGGTGGAGTAGGAGCCGTCTACAAGACCACAACCAATCCGCTAGTCGCCACGGGAGACGGCATCGCTATGGTTTACCGCGCCAAAGGTACGGTGAAAGATATGGAATTTGTACAGTTCCACCCCACCGCCCTTTATCATCCGGGTGACCGTCCTTCTTTCCTGATTACGGAAGCAATGCGCGGCTACGGTGGCGTACTCCGTACTATGGACGGCAAGGAATTCATGCAGAAATACGACCCGCGTCTCTCGCTTGCCCCGCGCGACATCGTGGCACGTGCCATTGACAACGAGATGAAGAATCGCGGAGACGATCATGTTTATTTGGACGTCACCCACAAAGATCCGGAAGAAACAAAGAAACATTTCCCCAATATCTACGAGAAATGCCTGAGTCTGGGCATCGACATCACTAAAGATTATATCCCGGTAGCTCCGGCCGCCCATTATCTCTGCGGCGGTATCCTGGTAGACCTGAACGGACAGTCTTCTATCGAGCGTCTATACGCAGTAGGAGAGTGTTCTTGCACAGGACTGCACGGCGGTAACCGCCTGGCTTCCAACTCTTTGATTGAAGCCGTGGTATATGCCGATGCAGCTGCCAAGCACAGTCTGCAAGTCATCGACCAATATTCCTACAACGAAAACATCCCCGAATGGAACGATGAAGGTACCCGCTCACCGGAAGAAATGGTACTCATCACACAGAGCATGAAGGAAGTAAATCAGATTATGAGTACGTATGTAGGTATTGTCCGCAGCGACCTTCGCTTGAAACGTGCCTGGGACAGACTGGACATTATCTACGAAGAGACTGAAAGCCTGTTCAAACGTAGTGTCGCTTCCAGAGAAATCTGTGAATTGCGCAATATGGTGAATGTCGGCTATCTGATTATGCGCCAGGCAATGGAACGCAAGGAAAGCCGCGGATTGCATTACACGATAGATTATCCGCACGCAAAGAAATAA
- a CDS encoding PH domain-containing protein codes for MNRIFHARIAWYQYFLLAVLTVNAVGALWCKYILPAVLFMLMLIVVIEQIIHTAYTVTTNGNIEISRGRFIRKKVIPISEITTIQRYRSMKFGSFSVTDYILIEYGKDKFASVMPVKEREFVELIEKKMN; via the coding sequence ATGAATCGAATTTTTCATGCCCGCATCGCCTGGTACCAGTATTTCCTCTTGGCAGTGCTTACTGTAAATGCCGTCGGTGCTTTGTGGTGTAAATATATCTTGCCGGCTGTGCTGTTTATGCTCATGCTGATTGTAGTGATCGAACAGATTATACATACCGCCTATACGGTCACTACGAACGGAAATATTGAAATATCCCGTGGACGCTTTATCCGTAAGAAGGTAATTCCTATTTCCGAAATTACGACTATACAAAGGTACCGTTCTATGAAATTCGGGAGTTTCTCGGTGACCGATTACATATTGATAGAGTATGGGAAAGACAAGTTTGCTTCCGTCATGCCTGTCAAAGAACGGGAATTTGTTGAACTGATTGAAAAGAAAATGAACTAA
- the lpdA gene encoding dihydrolipoyl dehydrogenase, with product MKYQVIIIGGGPAGYTAAESAGKAGLSVLLIEKNNLGGVCLNEGCIPTKTLLYSAKTYDSAKHASKYAINVSEVSFDLSKIIVRKSKVVRKLVLGVKAKLASNNVAIVSGEAQIIDKNTVRCGEETYEGENLILCTGSETFIPPIPGVETVNYWTHRDALDNKELPASLAIVGGGVIGMEFASFFNSLGVQVTVVEMLDEILGGMDKELSALLRAEYAKRGIKFLLSTKVVGLSQTEGAAVVSYENAEGSGSVVAEKLLMSVGRRPVTKGFGLENLNLEKTERGAVKVDEKMQTSVPGVYVCGDLTGFSLLAHTAVREAEVAVHSILGKEDTMSYRAIPGVVYTNPEIAGVGETEESASAKGITCQVIKLPMAYSGRFVAENEGVNGVCKVLLDEQERVIGAHVLGNPASEIITLAGTAIELGLTAAQWKKIVFPHPTVGEIFREAL from the coding sequence ATGAAATACCAAGTGATTATTATCGGCGGTGGTCCTGCGGGATATACGGCTGCCGAATCTGCCGGCAAAGCCGGTTTGAGTGTATTGTTGATTGAAAAGAACAATCTGGGCGGTGTCTGTCTGAACGAGGGATGCATCCCGACTAAGACCCTGCTCTATTCGGCAAAAACTTATGATAGTGCAAAGCACGCGTCGAAGTATGCGATAAACGTATCCGAAGTCTCTTTTGATTTATCCAAGATTATTGTCCGTAAGAGCAAAGTGGTACGTAAACTGGTATTGGGGGTGAAGGCGAAGTTGGCTTCGAATAATGTCGCGATAGTATCGGGAGAAGCGCAAATCATAGATAAGAATACAGTCCGCTGCGGTGAGGAGACTTACGAAGGCGAGAACCTGATACTTTGCACCGGTTCGGAAACCTTTATTCCCCCTATTCCCGGAGTGGAAACGGTGAATTACTGGACGCACCGGGACGCGTTGGATAATAAAGAACTGCCCGCTTCTCTGGCCATTGTCGGTGGCGGAGTGATAGGAATGGAGTTCGCTTCTTTCTTCAATAGCTTGGGCGTGCAAGTGACGGTAGTCGAAATGCTGGATGAGATTCTCGGCGGAATGGATAAGGAACTTTCTGCTCTGTTGCGTGCGGAATATGCAAAGCGAGGCATTAAATTCCTGCTTAGTACGAAAGTTGTCGGCCTGTCGCAGACGGAAGGAGCTGCTGTTGTCTCTTATGAGAATGCGGAAGGAAGTGGCAGTGTGGTAGCGGAGAAGCTGTTGATGAGTGTCGGCCGTCGTCCTGTGACAAAAGGTTTCGGGCTCGAAAACCTGAATTTGGAAAAGACAGAACGTGGGGCTGTCAAAGTGGATGAGAAGATGCAGACCTCCGTGCCTGGTGTTTATGTTTGCGGTGACCTGACCGGATTCTCCTTGCTGGCTCATACAGCCGTTCGTGAAGCAGAGGTGGCCGTGCATTCTATTTTGGGAAAAGAAGACACTATGAGCTATCGTGCCATTCCGGGGGTTGTCTATACCAATCCGGAGATTGCCGGGGTAGGTGAAACGGAAGAATCTGCTTCAGCAAAAGGCATTACTTGTCAAGTCATAAAGCTCCCAATGGCTTATTCCGGTCGTTTTGTAGCAGAGAACGAAGGAGTGAACGGGGTTTGCAAGGTGCTGCTGGATGAACAGGAGCGGGTGATTGGAGCGCACGTGTTGGGTAACCCGGCTTCAGAGATAATAACCCTTGCAGGAACGGCCATTGAACTTGGGTTGACGGCGGCGCAATGGAAGAAGATTGTCTTCCCTCATCCAACGGTGGGTGAGATATTCCGGGAAGCATTGTAA
- a CDS encoding TlpA disulfide reductase family protein, with the protein MRKYIIVPVFLAVVLVMMCHCTSDRKATVPANEYLIQGELANLSDSIVIGLYVDEGNIFNLVARDTLLNGKFSFRDTVSVTKKMLIMSDNKGFPGTWLEVWIAPGEYIEIKGEDKLLKTWEVVSDIPEQAEENRFTACAMAQQKELMQHLAAEYDWQRMMFIDHAGDQEFEKKGWAKIDSIRKLTTPLQQEIWKKELEYMKEAPISKVWIDKLLLYASMMKYETVMPYKEEVKSLYARMPETEKQTDAGQEITAYIYPPSVAGIGDMMVDGELYDVNDSLRHISEFAGRFILLDFWSSGCGPCVESIPEMEKVIDTYKDRMTVISISEDPKARWKEYVKTKGMGGNQWNELRRGRTGLAVSYQVKGIPHYVLIAPSGKIQDMWSGYGSGSLLETVKKNLK; encoded by the coding sequence ATGAGAAAATATATAATTGTTCCGGTTTTCTTGGCGGTGGTGCTGGTGATGATGTGTCATTGTACATCCGACCGGAAAGCAACAGTTCCGGCAAACGAATATTTGATTCAGGGAGAGCTGGCAAATCTTTCGGATAGTATAGTGATAGGGCTGTATGTGGATGAAGGAAACATTTTCAACCTTGTGGCGAGAGATACGCTTCTGAATGGCAAGTTTTCTTTCCGGGATACTGTCTCTGTTACAAAGAAAATGCTGATAATGTCTGATAATAAGGGATTCCCGGGCACATGGCTGGAAGTATGGATAGCGCCGGGGGAGTATATAGAAATCAAAGGAGAGGACAAATTACTGAAAACCTGGGAAGTGGTGAGCGATATCCCCGAACAGGCGGAAGAAAATCGCTTTACGGCTTGTGCAATGGCTCAGCAAAAAGAACTGATGCAGCATTTGGCGGCCGAATATGACTGGCAGCGGATGATGTTTATAGACCATGCAGGCGATCAGGAATTTGAAAAGAAAGGCTGGGCAAAGATAGACTCTATCCGGAAGTTGACAACGCCTTTACAGCAAGAAATCTGGAAAAAGGAACTTGAATATATGAAAGAGGCGCCTATCTCTAAAGTGTGGATAGATAAGCTGCTGCTATATGCTTCTATGATGAAATACGAAACTGTCATGCCTTATAAGGAAGAAGTGAAGAGCTTGTATGCTCGAATGCCGGAAACCGAGAAGCAAACGGATGCCGGACAGGAGATTACGGCCTATATTTATCCTCCTTCTGTGGCAGGAATAGGAGATATGATGGTTGACGGAGAACTATATGACGTGAATGACTCTCTCCGCCATATATCCGAATTTGCGGGACGATTCATTTTGCTGGATTTCTGGAGTAGCGGATGTGGTCCTTGTGTGGAGTCGATCCCGGAAATGGAGAAGGTCATAGATACTTATAAGGATAGAATGACCGTGATTAGTATCAGTGAAGACCCGAAAGCACGCTGGAAAGAATATGTTAAGACGAAAGGAATGGGCGGCAACCAGTGGAATGAACTTCGCAGAGGCCGTACGGGACTTGCTGTGAGTTATCAGGTGAAAGGGATTCCTCATTATGTGCTTATTGCTCCTAGCGGGAAGATACAAGATATGTGGTCCGGTTATGGTTCCGGTTCACTTCTGGAAACGGTGAAGAAGAATCTGAAATAG
- the dacB gene encoding D-alanyl-D-alanine carboxypeptidase/D-alanyl-D-alanine endopeptidase — protein sequence MKKVLLLVALSVCLLPLWGQRDFSQIDSLIKKMLPEASEVGISVYDLTAKRPLYSYRADKLSRPASTMKLLMAITALSRPDADEPFRTEVWHDGVIEHDTLQGNLYVVGGFDPEFDSQAMDSLIEEVMTFPFSVINGQVYGDVSMKDSLYWGHGWAWDDTPAGYQPYLSPLMFCKGTVQISVFPSAVQGDTASISCKPVSSYYTLTNRTKTRTSSAGKFSFSRDWLRNGNNLVVSGNVTSIRKDDINIYDSSAFFMHTFLERLRGKGITAPQSYGFAELPRDSVQVERIACWNTSVQEVLNQLMKESDNLNAEAFLCRLGAQATGKKQVAAEDGIVEIMQLIRQLGHNPKEYKIADGCGLSNYNYLSPALLVDFLKYAYSRTEVFRMLYKSLPVGGIDGTLKNRMKSAATFRNVHAKTGSFTAINTLAGYLKMKNGHEVAFAIMNQNVLSAAKARAFQDKVCEVIIGR from the coding sequence ATGAAGAAAGTTCTTTTATTAGTTGCGTTGTCCGTCTGTCTGTTGCCGTTGTGGGGACAGCGGGATTTCTCCCAAATAGACTCACTTATCAAAAAGATGCTTCCCGAAGCGTCCGAAGTCGGCATATCCGTTTATGACCTGACGGCGAAAAGGCCGTTGTATAGCTACCGTGCAGACAAGCTCTCCCGGCCTGCCTCTACCATGAAACTGTTGATGGCCATTACCGCTCTCTCCCGTCCTGATGCGGATGAGCCTTTCCGCACGGAAGTATGGCACGATGGTGTGATAGAGCACGATACACTGCAAGGCAATCTGTATGTAGTAGGGGGATTTGACCCCGAATTTGACAGTCAGGCAATGGATTCGTTGATAGAGGAAGTGATGACTTTTCCTTTCTCCGTGATTAACGGGCAGGTGTATGGCGACGTTTCGATGAAAGACTCGCTCTATTGGGGGCATGGCTGGGCTTGGGACGATACTCCTGCAGGTTATCAGCCTTACTTGTCTCCGTTGATGTTTTGTAAAGGCACGGTACAGATTTCCGTGTTTCCTTCCGCTGTGCAGGGAGATACGGCAAGCATATCCTGTAAACCGGTTTCTTCCTATTATACCCTGACGAACCGGACAAAGACACGTACTTCCTCTGCTGGAAAGTTCTCCTTCTCAAGAGATTGGTTGAGGAATGGAAATAATCTGGTTGTTTCGGGCAATGTTACCTCCATTAGAAAGGATGATATAAACATCTATGATTCTTCCGCTTTCTTTATGCACACTTTCCTCGAGCGTCTTCGGGGGAAAGGTATCACGGCTCCCCAATCATACGGATTCGCCGAATTACCCCGTGACAGTGTGCAAGTGGAACGGATAGCCTGTTGGAATACCTCCGTGCAGGAAGTCTTGAACCAACTAATGAAAGAGAGCGATAACCTGAATGCCGAAGCATTCCTCTGCCGCCTTGGCGCGCAGGCGACAGGGAAGAAGCAGGTGGCTGCCGAAGACGGAATCGTCGAGATCATGCAGCTCATCCGCCAGCTGGGACACAACCCGAAAGAGTATAAGATTGCGGACGGTTGCGGACTCTCCAATTACAACTACCTCTCCCCCGCCCTGTTGGTTGACTTCCTGAAATATGCATATTCCCGGACAGAAGTGTTCCGTATGCTATACAAGTCTCTTCCCGTAGGCGGCATAGACGGTACGTTGAAAAACAGGATGAAAAGCGCAGCCACATTCCGGAATGTTCATGCCAAAACGGGCTCGTTCACAGCTATCAATACACTTGCAGGCTATCTGAAGATGAAGAACGGACATGAAGTGGCCTTTGCCATAATGAACCAGAATGTGCTTTCGGCTGCAAAGGCCAGAGCCTTCCAGGATAAGGTGTGCGAGGTGATTATCGGGCGTTAG
- a CDS encoding acetyl-CoA hydrolase/transferase family protein encodes MSFNRISAAEAASLIKHGYNIGLSGFTPAGTAKAVTAELAKIAEAEHAKGNPFQVGIFTGASTGESCDGVLARAKAIRYRAPYTTNSDFRKAVNNGEIAYNDIHLSQMAQEVRYGFMGKVNVAIIEACELTPDGKIYLTAAGGISPTICRLADQIIVELNSAHSKSCMGLHDVYEPLDPPYRREIPIYKPSDRIGLPYIQVDPKKIVGVVETNWPDEARSFAAADPLTDKIGQNVADFLAADMKRGIIPSTFLPLQSGVGNIANAVLGALGRDKTIPAFEMYTEVIQNSVIGLIREGRIKFGSACSLTVTNDCLEGIYNDMDFFRDKLVLRPSEISNNPEVVRRLGVISINTAIEVDLYGNVNSTHIGGTKMMNGIGGSGDFTRNAYISIFTCPSVAKEGKISAIVPMVSHLDHSEHSVNIVITEQGVADLRGKSPKERAQAIIENCAHPDYKQLLWDYLKLAGGKAQTPHAIQAALGMHAELAKSGDMKNTNWAEYAR; translated from the coding sequence ATGTCATTCAATCGTATTTCAGCAGCAGAAGCTGCAAGCCTTATCAAACATGGCTACAATATCGGCCTGAGCGGATTTACTCCCGCCGGAACGGCCAAGGCTGTCACAGCCGAGCTAGCAAAAATAGCTGAAGCAGAACATGCCAAGGGAAACCCTTTTCAGGTAGGTATCTTTACAGGTGCATCGACCGGTGAATCTTGTGACGGCGTACTGGCACGTGCCAAAGCCATTCGTTACCGTGCTCCTTACACTACCAATTCCGATTTCCGCAAAGCTGTCAACAACGGAGAAATTGCCTACAACGACATACACCTCTCACAAATGGCACAGGAAGTGCGTTACGGCTTCATGGGGAAAGTGAACGTAGCCATTATCGAAGCCTGCGAACTGACTCCGGACGGCAAAATATATCTGACGGCTGCCGGCGGTATCTCTCCGACTATCTGCCGTTTGGCAGACCAGATCATCGTTGAGCTGAACAGCGCGCACAGCAAATCCTGCATGGGATTGCACGATGTGTACGAACCACTCGACCCGCCTTACCGCCGCGAAATACCTATCTACAAGCCGAGCGACCGCATCGGACTGCCTTACATCCAAGTGGATCCGAAGAAAATCGTAGGCGTGGTAGAGACTAACTGGCCGGACGAAGCACGCTCTTTCGCCGCTGCCGACCCGTTGACCGACAAAATCGGACAGAATGTTGCCGACTTCCTTGCCGCAGACATGAAACGCGGTATCATCCCGTCGACCTTCCTGCCGTTGCAGTCGGGCGTAGGAAACATCGCCAACGCCGTACTCGGTGCGCTGGGACGTGACAAAACGATTCCCGCATTTGAAATGTACACTGAAGTTATTCAGAACTCCGTGATCGGTTTGATTCGTGAAGGACGTATCAAATTCGGCAGCGCCTGCTCGCTGACTGTCACCAACGACTGTCTGGAAGGTATCTACAATGACATGGATTTCTTCCGCGACAAACTGGTGCTCCGCCCGTCGGAAATCTCAAACAACCCGGAAGTAGTACGCCGTCTCGGTGTTATCTCTATCAATACCGCAATCGAAGTCGACCTGTACGGCAACGTAAACTCAACTCATATCGGCGGTACGAAGATGATGAACGGTATCGGCGGTTCGGGCGACTTTACACGCAATGCTTACATCTCTATCTTTACCTGCCCGTCAGTAGCTAAGGAAGGTAAGATCAGCGCTATCGTGCCAATGGTTTCCCACCTCGACCACAGCGAACACTCCGTGAATATCGTTATCACCGAACAAGGTGTTGCCGACCTTCGTGGCAAGAGCCCGAAAGAACGTGCACAGGCCATTATCGAAAACTGTGCACATCCCGACTACAAACAGTTACTTTGGGATTACCTCAAACTGGCCGGCGGCAAGGCACAGACTCCGCACGCTATTCAGGCTGCACTGGGCATGCACGCAGAACTTGCCAAGAGCGGTGATATGAAGAACACTAACTGGGCCGAATACGCCCGATAA
- the miaB gene encoding tRNA (N6-isopentenyl adenosine(37)-C2)-methylthiotransferase MiaB, translating to MNELTGADFKSATADDNKKLFIETYGCQMNVADSEVIASVMQMAGYSVAETLEEADAVFMNTCSIRDNAEQKILNRLEFFHSLKKKKKRLIVGVLGCMAERVKDDLITNHHVDLVVGPDAYLTLPDLIAAVEAGEKAINVELSTTETYRDVIPSRICGNHISGFVSIMRGCNNFCTYCIVPYTRGRERSRDVESILNEVSDLVAKGYKEVTLLGQNVNSYRFEKPTGEIVTFPMLLRTVAEAAPGVRIRFTTSHPKDMSDETLEVIAQVPNVCKHIHLPVQSGSSRILKLMNRKYTREWYLDRVAAIKRIIPDCGLTTDIFSGFHSETEEDHALSLSLMEECGYDAAFMFKYSERPGTYASKHLEDNVPEDVKVRRLNEIIALQNRLSAESNQRCIGKTYEVLVEGVSKRSRDQLFGRTEQNRVVVFDRGTHRVGDFVNVRVTEASSATLKGEEV from the coding sequence ATGAACGAATTAACGGGAGCGGACTTTAAATCCGCAACTGCTGATGACAACAAGAAGTTGTTTATCGAAACCTACGGCTGCCAGATGAATGTGGCCGACAGTGAGGTGATCGCCTCGGTGATGCAAATGGCGGGGTACTCCGTAGCTGAAACGCTGGAGGAGGCTGATGCCGTGTTTATGAACACCTGTTCGATCCGCGACAATGCGGAACAGAAGATTCTGAACCGCCTGGAGTTTTTCCACTCGCTGAAGAAAAAGAAGAAGCGTCTCATCGTGGGGGTACTGGGCTGCATGGCCGAGCGAGTGAAGGATGATCTGATAACGAATCATCATGTCGATCTTGTGGTCGGTCCGGACGCTTACTTGACGTTGCCCGATCTGATTGCCGCCGTAGAAGCCGGCGAGAAGGCAATCAACGTTGAACTTTCCACCACCGAAACCTATCGGGATGTGATTCCTTCACGTATCTGCGGCAATCATATCTCCGGATTCGTGTCTATCATGCGTGGCTGTAACAATTTCTGTACCTACTGTATCGTGCCCTACACCCGTGGACGCGAGCGCAGCCGTGACGTGGAAAGTATCCTCAACGAAGTGTCGGACTTGGTGGCAAAAGGCTACAAGGAAGTCACACTTTTGGGGCAGAACGTCAATTCCTACCGTTTTGAGAAGCCGACAGGTGAAATCGTCACCTTCCCGATGTTGCTCCGCACGGTGGCCGAAGCTGCTCCGGGAGTACGCATCCGTTTCACTACCTCTCATCCGAAGGATATGAGTGACGAAACGCTGGAAGTGATCGCGCAAGTGCCCAATGTGTGCAAGCATATCCACCTACCCGTGCAAAGCGGCAGCTCCCGTATCCTGAAACTGATGAACCGCAAATATACCCGAGAATGGTATCTGGACCGTGTGGCCGCTATCAAACGTATCATTCCCGATTGCGGACTGACAACGGATATATTCTCCGGTTTCCACTCCGAAACGGAGGAAGACCACGCTCTCTCGCTCTCCCTGATGGAAGAGTGCGGATACGATGCTGCTTTCATGTTCAAATATTCCGAACGTCCGGGAACGTATGCTTCCAAACATCTCGAAGACAATGTGCCCGAAGATGTGAAAGTCCGCCGCCTGAATGAGATTATCGCTTTGCAGAATCGCCTGTCGGCTGAGTCCAACCAGCGTTGCATCGGAAAAACTTACGAAGTGCTTGTGGAAGGAGTCTCCAAGCGTTCGCGCGACCAACTGTTCGGTCGCACGGAGCAAAACCGCGTCGTAGTGTTCGATAGGGGTACGCATCGTGTCGGTGATTTCGTCAACGTGCGTGTCACGGAAGCCAGTTCGGCTACGCTGAAAGGGGAGGAAGTGTAA
- a CDS encoding methyltransferase domain-containing protein, with translation MEKLSINACPVCGSTHLKRVMTCTDFYASGEQFELYSCEDCGFTFTQGVPVEAEIGKYYETPDYISHTDTRKGAMNSVYHYVRSYMLGRKARLVAKEAHRKTGRLLDIGTGTGYFADTMVRRGWKVEAVEKNPQAREFAKEHFGLEVKPESALQEFAPGSFDVITLWHVMEHLEHLGEVWQQLHEMLTEKGLLIVAVPNCSSYDAQRYGEYWAAYDVPRHLWHFTPGTIQQLASRHGFIMAARHPMPFDAFYVSMLSEKHRGSSCSFLKGMYVGTLAWFSALGRKERSSSMIYVFRKKR, from the coding sequence ATGGAGAAACTCAGTATAAATGCTTGTCCGGTGTGTGGCAGTACGCACTTGAAACGCGTCATGACTTGTACGGATTTTTATGCTTCGGGCGAACAGTTTGAACTGTATTCGTGTGAAGATTGCGGATTTACGTTCACGCAAGGTGTTCCCGTAGAGGCTGAGATAGGTAAGTATTATGAGACTCCTGATTATATCTCCCACACTGATACGCGCAAAGGCGCGATGAATTCCGTTTATCACTATGTACGTTCCTATATGCTGGGCCGCAAGGCGCGGCTGGTAGCTAAGGAGGCGCATCGCAAGACGGGGCGTTTGCTCGATATAGGTACGGGCACCGGTTATTTTGCCGATACGATGGTGCGTCGTGGCTGGAAAGTGGAGGCGGTGGAGAAGAATCCGCAGGCACGTGAGTTTGCAAAGGAACATTTCGGACTGGAGGTGAAACCCGAATCGGCTCTGCAAGAGTTTGCTCCCGGCAGTTTTGATGTCATTACCCTTTGGCACGTTATGGAACATCTTGAACACCTCGGCGAGGTGTGGCAACAGCTTCACGAGATGTTGACGGAAAAAGGACTGCTAATTGTGGCAGTGCCCAACTGTTCCTCTTATGATGCGCAACGTTACGGCGAGTATTGGGCGGCTTATGATGTCCCGCGACATCTTTGGCATTTCACACCGGGCACTATCCAACAGTTGGCTTCCCGGCATGGCTTTATCATGGCGGCACGTCACCCGATGCCGTTTGACGCTTTTTACGTATCCATGCTAAGTGAGAAACATCGGGGTAGTTCATGTAGTTTCCTGAAAGGGATGTATGTCGGAACATTGGCATGGTTCAGCGCTTTGGGACGGAAGGAGCGGAGCAGTTCCATGATTTACGTTTTTCGGAAAAAGAGGTAG
- a CDS encoding cell division protein FtsX: MGNKSRYKSSSIFDMQFITSSISTTLVLLLLGLVVFFVLTAHNLSVYVRENISFSILISDDMKEADILKLQKKLNQEPFVKQSEYISKKQALKEQTEAMGTDPEEFLGYNPFTASIEIKLHSDYANSDSIAKIEKMVKRNSNIQDVLYRKELIDAVNDNIRNISLVLLALAVVLTFISFALINNTIRLAIYSKRFLIHTMKLVGASWSFIRRPFLRRNVWSGVLAAVVADAILMGTAYWAVTYEQELLQVITPEVMLIVCASVLVFGMVITWLCAYISINKYLRMRANTLYYI, encoded by the coding sequence ATGGGAAATAAAAGCAGATATAAGTCAAGTTCGATTTTCGATATGCAGTTTATTACGTCGAGTATCAGTACCACGCTGGTGTTGTTGCTGTTAGGGCTGGTTGTGTTCTTCGTGCTTACGGCGCACAATCTTTCCGTATATGTCCGCGAGAATATCAGTTTCTCCATTCTTATTAGCGACGATATGAAAGAGGCGGATATCCTGAAACTGCAGAAGAAGCTGAATCAGGAACCTTTCGTGAAACAATCCGAATATATCTCTAAAAAACAGGCATTGAAGGAGCAGACCGAAGCTATGGGAACTGATCCTGAAGAGTTTCTGGGTTATAATCCTTTCACCGCTTCTATTGAAATAAAGCTCCATTCCGATTATGCTAACTCCGACAGTATTGCGAAGATTGAGAAAATGGTCAAACGGAACAGTAATATACAGGATGTGCTCTACCGGAAGGAGCTGATTGATGCTGTGAATGATAACATACGGAATATCAGTCTGGTATTACTGGCTTTGGCGGTAGTGCTTACTTTTATCTCCTTTGCTTTGATAAACAATACGATAAGGCTTGCTATATACTCCAAGCGCTTCCTCATCCATACAATGAAACTGGTGGGGGCGAGCTGGAGCTTCATTCGGCGACCGTTTCTCCGAAGGAATGTGTGGAGTGGCGTGCTGGCTGCCGTAGTTGCCGATGCCATATTAATGGGGACGGCCTATTGGGCAGTGACATACGAGCAGGAATTGCTTCAGGTAATCACTCCCGAAGTCATGCTTATCGTTTGTGCGAGTGTGTTGGTGTTTGGAATGGTGATTACGTGGCTGTGTGCCTACATTTCCATTAACAAATACTTGAGAATGAGGGCCAATACCTTGTATTATATTTAG